The following are encoded together in the Gopherus evgoodei ecotype Sinaloan lineage chromosome 17, rGopEvg1_v1.p, whole genome shotgun sequence genome:
- the LIMK1 gene encoding LIM domain kinase 1 isoform X2, translating into MLTAVLKKSRFLSAGAKCCECGALLSHQYYEKDGRLYCKKDYWARFGELCHGCSEQITKGLVMVAGEQKYHPECFSCLSCRAFIGDGDTYALVERSKLYCGHCYYQMVVTPVIEQILPNSPGARIPHTVTLVSIPACSDGKRGLSVSIDQHCSSQDCGSEHSHTVRVREVDPDCISPDMKNSIHIGDRILEINGTPIRHVPLDEIDLLIQETSRLLQLTIEHDPHEVVAPESALESSPLADLHSPQRSPACMPGGEASAVSQRTVMRSCSIDKSPCSSSLGSPASQRKDISRSESLRIVSRTHRIFRPSDLIHGEVLGKGCFGQAIKVTHRETGEVMVMKELIRFDEETQRAFLKEVKVMRCLEHPNVLKFIGVLYKDKRLNFITEYIKGGTLRGIIKSMDSQYPWSQRVSFAKDIASGMAYLHSMNIIHRDLNSHNCLVRENRSVVVADFGLARLMVDEKNQPEQLKNLKKPDRKKRYTVVGNPYWMAPEMINGRSYDEKVDIFSFGILLCEIIGRVSADPDYLPRTMDFGLNVRGFLERYCPPACPPSFFPIAVHCCDLDPEKRPSFPRLAQWLEALHMHLEIHLPLSSQLEQLDRAFWESYRRGEGGLPMHPEVPD; encoded by the exons GTGCTGTGAGTGCGGGGCCCTGCTGTCCCACCAGTACTACGAGAAGGATGGTCGCCTCTACTGCAAGAAGGACTATTGGGCCAGGTTTGGGGAGCTGTGCCACGGCTGCTCAGAGCAGATCACCAAGGGGCTGGTCATG GTGGCTGGGGAGCAGAAATACCACCCGGAGTGCTTCAGCTGCCTCAGCTGCCGGGCGTTCATCGGTGACGGCGACACCTACGCGCTCGTGGAGCGCTCCAAGCTCTACTG cgGGCACTGCTACTACCAGATGGTGGTGACCCCGGTGATAGAGCAGATCCTGCCGAACTCCCCGGGTGCCCGGATCCCACACACTGTCACACTGGTGTCCATCCCAGCCTGCAGCGACGGGAAGCGAGGGCTCTCTGTGTCCATTGAccagcactgcagctcccaggacTGTGGCTCAGAACACTCCCACACGGTCCGGGTCCGAGA AGTGGACCCTGACTGCATCAGCCCCGACATGAAGAACTCCATCCACATTGGAGACCGTATCCTGGAGATCAACGGCACCCCCATTAGGCACGTTCCGCTGGACGAG ATTGACCTGCTGATCCAGGAGACCAGCCGCCTCCTCCAGCTGACCATAGAACACGACCCCCACGAGGTGGTGGCCCCTGAGTCGGCGCTGGAGAGCAGCCCCCTGGCCGACCTGCACAGCCCCCAGCGCTCACCGGCCTGCATGCCTGGCGGTGAGGCCAGCGCTGTCAGCCAGAGGACAGTCAT GAGGAGCTGCAGCATCGACAAGTCCCCGTGCTCCAGCTCCTTGggctcccctgcctcccagcgCAAGGACATCAGCCGCTCCGAGTCGCTCCGCATTGTCTCCCGCACGCACCGCATTTTCCGTCCCTCAGACTTGATCCACGGcgaggtgctggggaagggctgcTTTGGACAGGCCATTAAG gtGACGCACCGGGAGACAGGCGAGGTGATGGTCATGAAGGAACTGATCCGCTTTGATGAGGAGACCCAGAGGGCATTCCTCAAAGAG GTGAAAGTGATGCGATGCCTAGAGCACCCCAATGTGCTGAAGTTTATCGGGGTGCTATACAAGGACAAGAGGTTGAATTTCATCACAGAATACATCAAGGGGGGGACCCTACGAGGCATCATAAAGAGCATG GACAGCCAGTACCCATGGAGCCAGCGCGTGAGCTTTGCCAAGGACATTGCGTCTGGCATG GCCTATCTGCACTCGATGAACATCATCCATCGTGATCTCAACTCTCACAACTGCCTGGTGCGGGAG AACAGGAGTGTGGTGGTGGCCGACTTTGGGCTGGCCCGGCTCATGGTGGATGAAAAGAACCAGCCTGAGCAGCTCAAGAACCTGAAGAAACCGGACCGCAAGAAGCGCTACACGGTGGTGGGGAACCCCTACTGGATGGCCCCAGAGATGATCAATG gcaGGAGCTACGATGAGAAAGTCGACATCTTCTCGTTTGGCATTCTCTTGTGCGAG atcATTGGCCGGGTCAGCGCCGACCCCGACTACCTGCCCAGGACCATGGACTTCGGCCTCAACGTGCGAGGGTTCCTGGAGCGATActgccctcctgcctgccccccaagCTTCTTTCCCATCGCCGTGCACTGCTGCGACCTGGACCCTGAGAAGAG gccctccttccccaggctgGCACAGTGGCTGGAAGCACTGCACATGCACCTGGAGATCCACTTGCCGCTGAGCTCGCAGCTGGAGCAGCTGGATCGGGCCTTCTGGGAGTCGTACCGGCGGGGCGAGGGCGGGCTGCCCATGCACCCCGAGGTCCCTGACTGA
- the LIMK1 gene encoding LIM domain kinase 1 isoform X1, translating to MRLMLLCCTWRDEPMGEDEGSDLPVCASCGHSIYDGQYLQALNADWHADCFRCCECGALLSHQYYEKDGRLYCKKDYWARFGELCHGCSEQITKGLVMVAGEQKYHPECFSCLSCRAFIGDGDTYALVERSKLYCGHCYYQMVVTPVIEQILPNSPGARIPHTVTLVSIPACSDGKRGLSVSIDQHCSSQDCGSEHSHTVRVREVDPDCISPDMKNSIHIGDRILEINGTPIRHVPLDEIDLLIQETSRLLQLTIEHDPHEVVAPESALESSPLADLHSPQRSPACMPGGEASAVSQRTVMRSCSIDKSPCSSSLGSPASQRKDISRSESLRIVSRTHRIFRPSDLIHGEVLGKGCFGQAIKVTHRETGEVMVMKELIRFDEETQRAFLKEVKVMRCLEHPNVLKFIGVLYKDKRLNFITEYIKGGTLRGIIKSMDSQYPWSQRVSFAKDIASGMAYLHSMNIIHRDLNSHNCLVRENRSVVVADFGLARLMVDEKNQPEQLKNLKKPDRKKRYTVVGNPYWMAPEMINGRSYDEKVDIFSFGILLCEIIGRVSADPDYLPRTMDFGLNVRGFLERYCPPACPPSFFPIAVHCCDLDPEKRPSFPRLAQWLEALHMHLEIHLPLSSQLEQLDRAFWESYRRGEGGLPMHPEVPD from the exons GTGCTGTGAGTGCGGGGCCCTGCTGTCCCACCAGTACTACGAGAAGGATGGTCGCCTCTACTGCAAGAAGGACTATTGGGCCAGGTTTGGGGAGCTGTGCCACGGCTGCTCAGAGCAGATCACCAAGGGGCTGGTCATG GTGGCTGGGGAGCAGAAATACCACCCGGAGTGCTTCAGCTGCCTCAGCTGCCGGGCGTTCATCGGTGACGGCGACACCTACGCGCTCGTGGAGCGCTCCAAGCTCTACTG cgGGCACTGCTACTACCAGATGGTGGTGACCCCGGTGATAGAGCAGATCCTGCCGAACTCCCCGGGTGCCCGGATCCCACACACTGTCACACTGGTGTCCATCCCAGCCTGCAGCGACGGGAAGCGAGGGCTCTCTGTGTCCATTGAccagcactgcagctcccaggacTGTGGCTCAGAACACTCCCACACGGTCCGGGTCCGAGA AGTGGACCCTGACTGCATCAGCCCCGACATGAAGAACTCCATCCACATTGGAGACCGTATCCTGGAGATCAACGGCACCCCCATTAGGCACGTTCCGCTGGACGAG ATTGACCTGCTGATCCAGGAGACCAGCCGCCTCCTCCAGCTGACCATAGAACACGACCCCCACGAGGTGGTGGCCCCTGAGTCGGCGCTGGAGAGCAGCCCCCTGGCCGACCTGCACAGCCCCCAGCGCTCACCGGCCTGCATGCCTGGCGGTGAGGCCAGCGCTGTCAGCCAGAGGACAGTCAT GAGGAGCTGCAGCATCGACAAGTCCCCGTGCTCCAGCTCCTTGggctcccctgcctcccagcgCAAGGACATCAGCCGCTCCGAGTCGCTCCGCATTGTCTCCCGCACGCACCGCATTTTCCGTCCCTCAGACTTGATCCACGGcgaggtgctggggaagggctgcTTTGGACAGGCCATTAAG gtGACGCACCGGGAGACAGGCGAGGTGATGGTCATGAAGGAACTGATCCGCTTTGATGAGGAGACCCAGAGGGCATTCCTCAAAGAG GTGAAAGTGATGCGATGCCTAGAGCACCCCAATGTGCTGAAGTTTATCGGGGTGCTATACAAGGACAAGAGGTTGAATTTCATCACAGAATACATCAAGGGGGGGACCCTACGAGGCATCATAAAGAGCATG GACAGCCAGTACCCATGGAGCCAGCGCGTGAGCTTTGCCAAGGACATTGCGTCTGGCATG GCCTATCTGCACTCGATGAACATCATCCATCGTGATCTCAACTCTCACAACTGCCTGGTGCGGGAG AACAGGAGTGTGGTGGTGGCCGACTTTGGGCTGGCCCGGCTCATGGTGGATGAAAAGAACCAGCCTGAGCAGCTCAAGAACCTGAAGAAACCGGACCGCAAGAAGCGCTACACGGTGGTGGGGAACCCCTACTGGATGGCCCCAGAGATGATCAATG gcaGGAGCTACGATGAGAAAGTCGACATCTTCTCGTTTGGCATTCTCTTGTGCGAG atcATTGGCCGGGTCAGCGCCGACCCCGACTACCTGCCCAGGACCATGGACTTCGGCCTCAACGTGCGAGGGTTCCTGGAGCGATActgccctcctgcctgccccccaagCTTCTTTCCCATCGCCGTGCACTGCTGCGACCTGGACCCTGAGAAGAG gccctccttccccaggctgGCACAGTGGCTGGAAGCACTGCACATGCACCTGGAGATCCACTTGCCGCTGAGCTCGCAGCTGGAGCAGCTGGATCGGGCCTTCTGGGAGTCGTACCGGCGGGGCGAGGGCGGGCTGCCCATGCACCCCGAGGTCCCTGACTGA